A single region of the Vanessa tameamea isolate UH-Manoa-2023 chromosome 18, ilVanTame1 primary haplotype, whole genome shotgun sequence genome encodes:
- the LOC113399772 gene encoding uncharacterized protein LOC113399772 — MIRNIALIWAAVVASHICLATPVPDPDPIHRTHVKIHVPYEVHTVHHHHVEKVPIIKEVPIVKEVPIFHEVPVVKTVPIYNTVHVPLIKTVAIEKPVFIPYKEHLGLYH; from the exons ATGATCCGCAACATCGCT ctAATTTGGGCCGCAGTAGTCGCCAGCCATATTTGCTTGGCAACTCCCGTGCCGGACCCGGATCCTATCCACAGAACTCA TGTGAAGATTCACGTTCCATATGAAGTCCACACCGTGCATCATCATCATGTCGAGAAAGTTCCGATTATAAAAGAAGTGCCTATCGTCAAAGAAGTGCCAATTTTCCACGAGGTACCAGTGGTAAAAACAGTGCCTATCTATAACACTGTACACGTACCACTCATTAAGACTGTTGCGATAGAAAAGCCAGTTTTCATACCTTACAAAGAACACCTAGGTTTATATCACTGA